In the Theobroma cacao cultivar B97-61/B2 chromosome 1, Criollo_cocoa_genome_V2, whole genome shotgun sequence genome, one interval contains:
- the LOC18610659 gene encoding uncharacterized protein LOC18610659 isoform X2 yields MAILLRSKTFLSSRLKSLPRFERCKQTLGERGFQAELYSEMSPAPNPALHPIDTSKWKKIQASKVGITGSMISLPSWIVLNTLRKEGFEAYLVGGCVRDLLLKRIPKDFDVITTANLKQIKKKFHRAEIVGRRFPICRVHIKGFVIEVSSFETVAKHDEDKAKALSSLIPNGCDEKDLIRWRNSMNRDFTINSLFFDPFTYKIYDYNSGMSDLKSLKTIIPAHLSFQEDCARILRGLRIAARLGLSFSKDTESAMHNLSSSIEGLDKFRLMLELNYMLSYGAAESSIYLLQRFNLLNILLPFQAAYINHQKSTQNSMMLMKLFFNLDKLVSCDHPADSSLWIGLLIFHLALVNNPQDALVVWTFASVLYHGKWKEGVEFSREHTKVGVKFVPEISGFSETKSDEDLAKEVSQFASLVQDSVCALTETSSLFESMSRYSFSPCSGLVFVPKKTARDAAKIFDLMVDDIESFVNGRQRESPGINYHLLGKGDPRETRYVLGKIILETMKDGRLGEGTRIANGEKDHLQPKVIEKNLANNQLPLKKDKKRVPSLLNPEAKQGLPKKQKSVDSNHNISELYAAIKNQLAKEEFQDLAKKHQKLVEAYKFSEQETSLMQGNILEEEKSHLMNQERTVVKEDTHKDDGKKKAKKDMKISNKQRKVVGKYNLSQDTVVNWQKLYGNEGCKEEVKEKTGKHEPKAVKRKGSRTLLSSLFK; encoded by the exons ATGGCGATTTTGTTGAGAAGCAAAACCTTCCTTTCCTCTCGTCTCAAATCATTACCTCGCTTTGAG AGGTGCAAGCAAACATTAGGTGAAAGAGGTTTCCAAGCTGAATTGTATTCTGAAATGTCTCCGGCGCCTAATCCTGCTCTTCATCCGA TTGACACGTCAAAATGGAAGAAGATTCAAGCAAGCAAGGTGGGAATAACTGGTTCTATGATTTCGCTTCCCTCCTGGATTGTTTTGAACACTCTCCGCAAAGAAG GTTTTGAGGCCTACTTAGTTGGCGGCTGTGTTAGAGATTTACTACTAAAAAGAATACCTAAAGATTTTGACGTAATTACCACTGCTAATCTTAAACAG ATTAAGAAGAAATTTCATCGTGCAGAGATTGTTGGACGAAGATTTCCAATATGCAGAGTGCATATTAAAGGTTTTGTAATTGAG GTGTCGAGTTTTGAGACAGTGGCAAAACATGATGAAGACAAAGCAAAAGCTTTATCATCTTTAATCCCAAATGGATGTGATGAAAAAGACTTAATCCGTTGGAGAAATAGCATGAATCGAGACTTCACTATCAACAG CTTATTTTTTGATCCTTTTACATATAAGATTTATGATTACAACAGTGGAATGTCAGACCTGAAGTCATTAAAG ACAATAATCCCTGCTCATCTGTCGTTTCAAGAGGACTGTG CAAGAATTCTTCGGGGCTTAAGAATTGCGGCTCGTCTAGGCTTGTCATTTTCAAAGGATACTGAGAGTGCAATGCACaatctttcatcctccatTGAGGGTTTAGATAAG TTCAGATTAATGTTGGAACTGAACTACATGCTGTCTTATGGAGCTGCTGAGTCTTCCATCTACTTGCTCCAGAGATTTAACCTGCTGAATATTTTACTTCCATTTCAG GCAGCATACATTAATCACCAGAAATCCACCCAGAATTCCATGATGCTGATG AAATTATTCTTCAATTTGGATAAGTTGGTTTCTTGTGATCATCCTGCTGATAGCAGTCTATG GATTGGATTGTTGATTTTTCACCTGGCATTGGTAAACAACCCTCAAGATGCACTTGTAGTCTGGACATTTGCTTCTGTCCTGTATCATGGAAAGTGGAAGGAAGGTGTTGAATTTTCAAGAGAACATACTAAAGTGGGGGTTAAATTTGTACCTGAAATCTCAGGGTTTTCTGAGACTAAATCAGACGAAGACCTCGCCAAAGAAGTTTCTCAGTTTGCATCTCTGGTGCAAGATTCTGTATGTGCCTTAACCGAGACAAGCAGTCTATTTGAATCAATGTCCAGAtattcattttccccatgcTCTGGTTTG GTATTTGTACCGAAGAAAACTGCAAGAGATGCTGCTAAAATTTTTGACCTGATGGTAGATGATATTGAATCCTTCGTAAATGGAAGACAGAGAGAGAGCCCTGGGATTAACTACCACTTGCTTGGGAAAGGGGACCCACGTGAGACAAGATATGTGCTTggcaaaattattttagaaaCAATGAAGGATGGTCGCCTTGGAGAAGGAACACGGATAGCCAATGGTGAGAAAGACCACCTGCAACCAAAGGTGATTGAGAAAAATCTGGCAAATAATCAACTTCCATTGAAGAAGGATAAAAAACGTGTTCCATCATTATTGAATCCTGAAGCCAAGCAAGGGCTGCCGAAGAAGCAAAAATCAGTTGACAGTAACCACAATATTTCTGAACTATATGCTGCTATAAAGAACCAACTTGCTAAAGAGGAGTTCCAGGACTTGGCTAAGAAGCACCAGAAGTTAGTAGAGGCATATAAGTTTTCTGAACAGGAGACAAGCTTGATGCAAGGAAACATCTTGGAAGAGGAGAAAAGTCATTTAATGAATCAGGAAAGGACAGTGGTAAAGGAAGATACTCATAAGGATGATGGTAAAAAGAAAGCTAAGAAGGATATGAAGATAAGtaataaacaaagaaaggTAGTTGGCAAGTATAATTTGAGCCAGGATACTGTAGTTAATTGGCAAAAGCTGTACGGGAATGAAGGTTGCAAGGAAGAGGTGAAGGAAAAAACTGGGAAACATGAACCTAAAGCAGTAAAAAGGAAAGGCAGTCGAACTTTACTTTCGAGTCTCTTCAAGTGA
- the LOC18610658 gene encoding ubiquitin domain-containing protein DSK2b encodes MGGGDNSAATEEGSQANDGDGVTVNVRCSNGSKFSVQIKLDSTVESFKALLASKCDIPADQQRLIYKGRILKDDQTLQSYGLEADHTVHLVCGFAPTPAPPPTTTTNAAGLNASGASNTTQTNARTVGSNEADALGGAGLEASPFPGLGLGGLGGSAGLFGAGLPDFEQVQQQLTQNPNIMREIMNMPAVQNLMNNPEIMRSLIMNNPQMRDIIDRNPELAHILNDPSTLRQTLEAARNPELMREMMRNTDRAMSNIESSPEGFNMLRRMYETVQEPFLNATTMAGNTGNDSANPFAALLGTQGGNQARDGSTNQSTPTSGTNANSPAPNTNPLPNPWSSAATGGAQTNTTRSNASADARPQAPVGLGGLGLPEFEGMFGAMQDGNILNQLMQNPAISQMMQSLLSNPQYMNQVLGLNPQLRSIFDSNSQLREMMQNPEFLRQLTSPETMQQLLTLQQSLLSQLSRPQSTQEPAQTGGGAGTLNNMGLEALMTMFGGLGAGSLAVPNRSDVPPEQLYATQLSQLQEMGFIDTQENIQALIASAGNVHAAVERLLGNSAQ; translated from the exons ATGGGAGGAGGTGATAATAGTGCTGCTACGGAAGAGGGGAGTCAAGCCAACGACGGAGATGGAGTCACCGTCAACGTTAGATGCTCAAACGGCTCCAAATTCTCCGTTCAGATCAAGCTGGATTCCACCGTCGAGTCCTTTAAGGCACTTCTGGCCAGCAAGTGCGATATCCCCGCCGATCAGCAGCGTTTGATTTACAAAGGCCGGATCTTAAAGGACGATCAAACTCTTCAAAGCTACG gTTTGGAGGCAGATCACACTGTCCATTTGGTTTGCGGTTTTGCACCAACACCAGCACCACCACCAACAACAACAACCAATGCAGCTGGATTGAACGCATCTGGGGCTTCAAACACCACTCAAACAAATGCAAGGACTGTTGGTTCAAATGAAGCTGATGCACTAGGAGGGGCTGGTCTTGAGGCTTCACCTTTTCCTGGTCTTGGTCTTGGTGGCTTAGGTGGCAGTGCTGGTCTCTTCGGAGCTGGGCTTCCAGATTTTGAACAAGTACAACAACAATTGACTCAAAACCCCAACATCATGAGAGAAATAATGAACATGCCTGCTGTTCAGAATTTAATGAATAACCCTGAGATAATGCGAAGCTTGATCATGAACAATCCTCAAATGCGAGACATCATTGACCGAAATCCTGAGCTTGCACACATACTTAATGATCCAAGCACTCTCCGTCAAACACTTGAAGCTGCAAGAAACCCTGAGCTCATGCGTGAAATGATGCGGAATACAGACAGAGCGATGAGCAACATTGAATCATCACCTGAAGGGTTTAACATGCTCCGCCGTATGTATGAAACTGTTCAAGAGCCTTTTCTGAATGCAACCACGATGGCTGGGAATACTGGAAATGATAGCGCAAACCCATTTGCAGCCCTCTTGGGAACTCAAGGAGGAAACCAAGCCAGAGATGGATCAACCAACCAGTCCACACCCACTTCTGGAACTAATGCCAATTCTCCTGCTCCCAATACTAATCCACTACCAAACCCTTGGTCTTCTGCTGCTA CCGGAGGTGCCCAAACTAATACAACAAGGTCAAATGCTAGTGCGGATGCTAGGCCACAGGCACCTGTTGGGTTAGGTGGTCTTGGTCTCCCAGAGTTCGAAGGCATGTTTGGTGCTATGCAGGATGGTAATATACTGAATCAGTTGATGCAAAATCCAGCTATTTCACAGATGATGCAAAGCCTCTTGTCCAACCCTCAGTACATGAACCAG GTTCTTGGTCTTAATCCTCAACTTCGGAGCATTTTTGATTCTAATTCTCAACTAAGAGAAATGATGCAAAACCCTGAATTTCTTCGTCAGTTGACTTCTCCTGAGACGATGCAG CAACTATTGACTTTGCAGCAGTCTCTTCTTTCACAACTTAGTCGGCCACAATCAACCCA GGAACCTGCTCAGACTGGTGGAGGTGCAG gaACGCTCAACAACATGGGGTTGGAGGCACTGATGACCATGTTTGGTGGACTTGGGGCTGGCAGCTTGGCTGTTCCTAATAGATCTGATG TACCTCCAGAGCAACTATATGCCACCCAGTTGTCACAGCTTCAAGAAATGGGTTTCATCGACACTCAAGAGAATATTCAAGCATTAATTGCCTCTGCAGGGAATGTTCATGCTGCAGTGGAGCGGTTATTGGGAAATTCTGCTCAGTAG
- the LOC18610659 gene encoding uncharacterized protein LOC18610659 isoform X1, with amino-acid sequence MAILLRSKTFLSSRLKSLPRFERCKQTLGERGFQAELYSEMSPAPNPALHPIDTSKWKKIQASKVGITGSMISLPSWIVLNTLRKEGFEAYLVGGCVRDLLLKRIPKDFDVITTANLKQIKKKFHRAEIVGRRFPICRVHIKGFVIEVSSFETVAKHDEDKAKALSSLIPNGCDEKDLIRWRNSMNRDFTINSLFFDPFTYKIYDYNSGMSDLKSLKLQTIIPAHLSFQEDCARILRGLRIAARLGLSFSKDTESAMHNLSSSIEGLDKFRLMLELNYMLSYGAAESSIYLLQRFNLLNILLPFQAAYINHQKSTQNSMMLMKLFFNLDKLVSCDHPADSSLWIGLLIFHLALVNNPQDALVVWTFASVLYHGKWKEGVEFSREHTKVGVKFVPEISGFSETKSDEDLAKEVSQFASLVQDSVCALTETSSLFESMSRYSFSPCSGLVFVPKKTARDAAKIFDLMVDDIESFVNGRQRESPGINYHLLGKGDPRETRYVLGKIILETMKDGRLGEGTRIANGEKDHLQPKVIEKNLANNQLPLKKDKKRVPSLLNPEAKQGLPKKQKSVDSNHNISELYAAIKNQLAKEEFQDLAKKHQKLVEAYKFSEQETSLMQGNILEEEKSHLMNQERTVVKEDTHKDDGKKKAKKDMKISNKQRKVVGKYNLSQDTVVNWQKLYGNEGCKEEVKEKTGKHEPKAVKRKGSRTLLSSLFK; translated from the exons ATGGCGATTTTGTTGAGAAGCAAAACCTTCCTTTCCTCTCGTCTCAAATCATTACCTCGCTTTGAG AGGTGCAAGCAAACATTAGGTGAAAGAGGTTTCCAAGCTGAATTGTATTCTGAAATGTCTCCGGCGCCTAATCCTGCTCTTCATCCGA TTGACACGTCAAAATGGAAGAAGATTCAAGCAAGCAAGGTGGGAATAACTGGTTCTATGATTTCGCTTCCCTCCTGGATTGTTTTGAACACTCTCCGCAAAGAAG GTTTTGAGGCCTACTTAGTTGGCGGCTGTGTTAGAGATTTACTACTAAAAAGAATACCTAAAGATTTTGACGTAATTACCACTGCTAATCTTAAACAG ATTAAGAAGAAATTTCATCGTGCAGAGATTGTTGGACGAAGATTTCCAATATGCAGAGTGCATATTAAAGGTTTTGTAATTGAG GTGTCGAGTTTTGAGACAGTGGCAAAACATGATGAAGACAAAGCAAAAGCTTTATCATCTTTAATCCCAAATGGATGTGATGAAAAAGACTTAATCCGTTGGAGAAATAGCATGAATCGAGACTTCACTATCAACAG CTTATTTTTTGATCCTTTTACATATAAGATTTATGATTACAACAGTGGAATGTCAGACCTGAAGTCATTAAAG CTACAGACAATAATCCCTGCTCATCTGTCGTTTCAAGAGGACTGTG CAAGAATTCTTCGGGGCTTAAGAATTGCGGCTCGTCTAGGCTTGTCATTTTCAAAGGATACTGAGAGTGCAATGCACaatctttcatcctccatTGAGGGTTTAGATAAG TTCAGATTAATGTTGGAACTGAACTACATGCTGTCTTATGGAGCTGCTGAGTCTTCCATCTACTTGCTCCAGAGATTTAACCTGCTGAATATTTTACTTCCATTTCAG GCAGCATACATTAATCACCAGAAATCCACCCAGAATTCCATGATGCTGATG AAATTATTCTTCAATTTGGATAAGTTGGTTTCTTGTGATCATCCTGCTGATAGCAGTCTATG GATTGGATTGTTGATTTTTCACCTGGCATTGGTAAACAACCCTCAAGATGCACTTGTAGTCTGGACATTTGCTTCTGTCCTGTATCATGGAAAGTGGAAGGAAGGTGTTGAATTTTCAAGAGAACATACTAAAGTGGGGGTTAAATTTGTACCTGAAATCTCAGGGTTTTCTGAGACTAAATCAGACGAAGACCTCGCCAAAGAAGTTTCTCAGTTTGCATCTCTGGTGCAAGATTCTGTATGTGCCTTAACCGAGACAAGCAGTCTATTTGAATCAATGTCCAGAtattcattttccccatgcTCTGGTTTG GTATTTGTACCGAAGAAAACTGCAAGAGATGCTGCTAAAATTTTTGACCTGATGGTAGATGATATTGAATCCTTCGTAAATGGAAGACAGAGAGAGAGCCCTGGGATTAACTACCACTTGCTTGGGAAAGGGGACCCACGTGAGACAAGATATGTGCTTggcaaaattattttagaaaCAATGAAGGATGGTCGCCTTGGAGAAGGAACACGGATAGCCAATGGTGAGAAAGACCACCTGCAACCAAAGGTGATTGAGAAAAATCTGGCAAATAATCAACTTCCATTGAAGAAGGATAAAAAACGTGTTCCATCATTATTGAATCCTGAAGCCAAGCAAGGGCTGCCGAAGAAGCAAAAATCAGTTGACAGTAACCACAATATTTCTGAACTATATGCTGCTATAAAGAACCAACTTGCTAAAGAGGAGTTCCAGGACTTGGCTAAGAAGCACCAGAAGTTAGTAGAGGCATATAAGTTTTCTGAACAGGAGACAAGCTTGATGCAAGGAAACATCTTGGAAGAGGAGAAAAGTCATTTAATGAATCAGGAAAGGACAGTGGTAAAGGAAGATACTCATAAGGATGATGGTAAAAAGAAAGCTAAGAAGGATATGAAGATAAGtaataaacaaagaaaggTAGTTGGCAAGTATAATTTGAGCCAGGATACTGTAGTTAATTGGCAAAAGCTGTACGGGAATGAAGGTTGCAAGGAAGAGGTGAAGGAAAAAACTGGGAAACATGAACCTAAAGCAGTAAAAAGGAAAGGCAGTCGAACTTTACTTTCGAGTCTCTTCAAGTGA